Within the Candidatus Culexarchaeum yellowstonense genome, the region AACTTATCAAAGGATTCTATGACAACCCTCTTATCTGTTGGAGGAGGGAAACCCATCTCAAAATAGTCTATTATGGGTTTTATGGAATACTTTAATGCATCAAAACCGAAGGGGAATTCCGAATGGAGCATATTAAGCATATCATCTATCGACATACCATTAATCCACATATCATAAATTTTACCAATCAATGAACCAACCTTCAAAGCCACCTTTCTTGGAGTTGGAAGAACCTCCCCCTCCCATCCAGGTATAGCGGCAATATAATCTGTAGATTGATTAACATAAATTTCAAAATCACTTATCCTACTTATAACCCAAGGTCTACCACGGAGGATTATCTTAACACCAGGCCTAACATACTCTGAAAAGAAGTCTTCACCGAGGAAGCCTAGATCCTCACCACTAGATTCAACTTTAACTGGAAACTTGATTTCCTCCGGAATTGTGGATAAATGCTCATAATAGTATTTCCTACTACGCCTAGAGGGAGCTAGAAATCCATTGGAAACTTTAATTATATCAAGAGTAACCATGTAATCTAAGAGTGATGAGAAGGATTTAAAATCAAGATTCCTATATGGATACGAAGACGTAACAATTCTATAAGCATCATCAATTCCAATTCCATTGAAATCCAAAATTAAGCCAACAATTTGATGTGCCAAAACATCCAATGCACCCTCATGTGAAGGCAAATCCTCCAAATCCCCATCCAAAGCCATCCTACATATAACCATACTCTCCAAAACATCATTAAACCCATTACATATAATGAACCCTTTAGAAACCCTACCTAGAGCATGACCACTCCTACCAACCCTCTGAATTAGTGTTGAAACTTGACGTGGAGATAAATACTGCACCACAGAATCAACGAAACCAACATCTATGCCAAGCTCAAGGGATGACGTTGCAACAATACACTTCAAATCCCCAGACTTAAATCTAGACTCCATAAGCTCCCTAACACCCCTCGAAAGCGAACTATGATGTGAATAAACATCTAAACCAGCAAGCCTAAGCCTACTGCAAAGATACTCAGCGTATTCACGGCAATTCACGAAAACTATGGTGGATTTGGAATTGTTAATTAAACCTATAATCCTCCTAACCCTAGAAGCCACATTTGGATTACACATACACTTCAAACTGAAATCGTAATCCAAGCTATCTGGAATGGGATTCTCCACATGTAGTTCAAAGGGCTTAATTGAGGGGTCAATTAAAACTTTAATTTCATCATCAACACAGAAAAACTTTGAAACATACCCAGGATTTGAAATTGTAGCCGATAAAAGTATTGTCTGAAACTTCCCTGAGATAAGCTTAAGACGCTGTAAAGCAAAAGCCAACTGAGTTCCACGTTTACTCCTAACCAAATTATGAGCTTCATCAATGATAACCCACTTAACATTCCTAAGCCAACCCCTCATCCCAGCAGCTGGAAGAATTGCCTGTAAACTCTCTGGAGTTGTAACCAAAACTTCAGGGGGATTCCTAAGCTGTAAACGTCTAACACTGGAAGGTGTGTCACCATGGCGAATACTTATCTCAACACCCACCATATCACACCAAACCTTCATCCTCCTAACGATATCCCTATTCAAAGCCCTAAGTGGAGTTATGTATATTACATGTACACCTGGAATCTTACCAAACTTATCCCTAAAACTTAGGTATAGGCTGAGTATTGGGATAAATGCAGCTTCAGTCTTACCCCCACCAGTAGGGCTTATTAGAAGAAGATTCTCCCCCGATAGAATTCTCGGTATGGCGAGATCTTGAATTGGAGTTAAATTTGGAAATAAATGTGGTTTTAATGATTCATGTATTAGGTTTCTGGACATAGTTACAACGATGCCCAGTTTACTGGAATTTAATATGGCTCAATTATCTCTATTTCAGCTTCCTTAACTCCCGGAACCGATTCAGCAGCCTTCTTAACGCTTAGAATCAAGTATCTTGAGAGTGGACACATGAAGGATGGAACTGTTAAACTCATCCTTATCTTAACTTTACCCTCAGAGATTACGGATACATCCTTTATGAGCCCCATATCCACGATGCTCAATCCAGCTTCTGGATCTATAACCTCCTTAAGCTTATCCATAATTGCAGACACCAAATCCTCACTCCCACTCAAGAGATATGCACCAAGACACCATTTGGATGTACATATAATTAAATGTTTCCAAAGCTTCCTAGAATCCCCTTCTAAGAGCCTTCCTCTCAGCTTCCATGATCTTCTCATAAAATGCATCTGAAGCTTCCTTGAAGGATTCAAGTATTGGTTTAACTGTTCTAGCGTTAAGCCCTCTACCGGCAAGGGATATTGCAGCCAACTTCCCATACTCGGATATTAGTTTAGCATTTTCAATTGCTTCCTCAACGATTCTCTTCTCCTCAGAATTAAGTTTAGATCCACGTTTACCCACAATATCCTCCACAACACCCTCATCAACATCCAATGGGGCGATGAGCTTTGAACCGCAAACTTCACATTTAACTTCTCCATTCAAATCATTTATCCTAATAGGCTTCCACCAATCCCAATTCTCAACACAAACGAAGAATCTAACTTCATTCAGCAATCTTGCCTTAGTGGCTTCAATTAGAACTTTCCTTAACCTTTCAGGTGGAATTATCTCACTTCTCATGGATATCTTCTCCAGCCCAATCCTAGATGTGGGCGATAAGTCTTCAACCTCGAAGCATTTAAGCTCCCTAACCCCTGAAGATAGATCCTTAAGGAATGACTGGGCGGCATCGGCATCAATATCCATGGACAAATACTCTTTCAAAGCCTCCTCATATATAACTGACCCCTTGAACAACTCCACAAGTCTACGCATACCAATACTGGCTGCATCCATATCCTTAGATATAGCCCCAAACCTCCTCGCAACATGCATAAGCCTATACTTGAATAGACCGGACCTCTCAGCCAGCCTAATGGATCTATCCTTAATATCAGATTCACTCAACTTAATTATTAGATCCCTAACATCCTCAACATTCACATCCTCAGAAGCTTTAACCACAATCCTATATGGATCCTCCTGAATCTCCACAGAATGACCTAAAAGCTCAGATAATGCATCCCCCAAAACCCTTGATAAAGCCCTATTGGCCAAATGGCCGAGATGGGTTGTTAAAATTATAAGTTCACCCCACTTCTCCAACGTTACAACCCTATCACTTGGAACTGGAATCCCCCTCTTAACCTGCTCCAAAACGTGGTTTAAAGCCCTCTTAATAGATTCCGGCTCCACAGGATACTTCCCAGCCAACTCCATCACAGCATCATCCAATGAAACTCCAGAGCGAAGTCTAGATTCAACGTAACCCCTAACCCTACCAACCTCTTGAGCCACAGCATAGGGGACTGGAATCTCCTCCCCAACCCAGCTTGGAATAGCGCCAGTTGGATCGCTGTCTGGAGCCACATATATCCTATCACCAACAACCTCCTTAATCTTCCATAAACTCCCCCTGAAAACTATCTTCCTCCCTGGATCACCATACTCTGAAACGAAAACCTCGTCTAGGAAGCCTATGGGCACATTATCCTCAGAATTCACAACCAAATACTTCTTCTCATCAGGTATCATGGATAGATTTTCGAAGAAGTATTCATATACACTCTTACTATTCCTAGGTGCAAGTACAACGCCATCTTCGAAGGAAACCCATGCAAGTCTAGGATACCTATTATGCATATAATTTAAAACTGATATGAGATCATCCCTACATATGTTGGAGTATGGATATGAACCTTTAAGTACATCTAGAATTTCATCGAAGCTCCACCTCTTCCTATACATTAATAGTGAAGCTATTTGATGGCATAGGACGTCGAAGGATTTCTCAGGAACCTTAACTGGCTCAAGCTCCTCATTCAATGCAGCTCTACATATAACCATAGCCTCAAGGGTGTCTTCAGGGTCGGCTGTAACTATAACCCCATTGGAAACCCTACCAACACCATGACCAGCCCTACCAACCCTCTGAATCAACCTAGTAACTTGCCTAGGAGACATGTACTGTATGACTAGATCTATCCTACCCACATCTATTCCGAGTTCAAGGGATGATGTGCATACAAGCCCCTTCAAATCCCCATTCTTAAGCCCCCTCTCAGCTGCAACCCTAGATGGCTTAGATAGCGATCCATGATGAACGCTAATTGGAAAATCTATATCCCAAACCTTAAACCTAGAAGCCAAAACCTCAGCAATAGCTCTAGTATTAACGAAAAGTAGAACTGAATTGTAATTCTCAATAAGCCCCCTTATAAACCTCAACCTAGCAGATACATCTGGATGAGTATATAGCTTCGCAGCCAACTCATAATCCTCCTGTGAAGGTTCTGGGAAGACAACTTTAAGCCTCATAAGCTTAGCCGCTGAAATCTTAACGATCTCCACCCCCCTACCATTACCCACAAGAAACCTCCCCACAGTTTCAGGGCTACCTATAGTTGCAGATAAACCAGCGATTTGGAAGTCATGCCCTATAAGCTTCCTCAAACGCTCCAAAGCCACTGAAAGCTGAACTCCACGCTTATCCTCAGCAAGCTCATGAACCTCATCCACAACAACCCATCTCAATGTCGATAAACCCCTACGGAGAACCCTCCCAGCCAAAATTATCTGTAGAGTTTCAGGGGTTGTGATCAATAGGTCTGGGGGCATCCTAGCTTGAGCAACCCTCTCAGACTGCTCAGTATCACCATGCCTAACAGCAACTCTAAAACCGAGCTCCCTACCCCACCACTCCAACCTCTCAAGTAAATCCCTATTAAGAGCCCTAAGGGGGGTTATGTATAAAGCCTTAACACCCTGACCCTGCAAACCACACATCATACTAAATATGGGCAGCATTGCAGCCTCAGTTTTACCTGAAGCCGTTGGAGCTATTAGGAGAACATTCCTACCCTCAAGTATCAATGGTATAGCCTTCTCCTGAGGCTCAGTGGGGGATGTAAACCCCCTCTTCTCCAAAGCCCTCCTAACGGGTAACGCCAGTAGATTGAATGCCCCCTTAAGCTCAGCCATAACCATCAAAACCATTATAAATTTATGTGAACCCTACTTCCCCTTAACAAAAATAGTGTAACCACAATATCCACAAGTAAACCTATCACTATGTTTAGCCATAACTCTACCACACTTAGGGCAAGTCCTACCAATGAAGCTTATCTTACCAGTATTGTAATCAAATGTATACAGTTTATGTCGCTCAGCCACCACAAACACACCTCAATAGGTTAAGTGAGAATACTTATAAAAATTTTACTTATCCAACCAATTGAAAACAACATCATTTATTAGTTAAAATGGGGGTAAATTATATTTAGAAGTAAAGATGTACCCATATATTCAAGCTAAATGCACAGAAGATGCAAAGATATATGCAGTAATAAGTTACGGGCTAAGCTCCAACACATACGTAATAGAAAGCTATGGGGAAACAGCAGTAATAGATGTTGGATATGGACCCCCACACTCAAACATAATTGAAACCTTAAAGGAACTTAAAATATCCACCGAAGATGTTGGGAAGGTGCTAATAACACATAGACATAGAGACCACACAAGAGACATTAAGAGGTTAATGGAGGGAAACGATGACGTAAAGATATACATACATAAGAATGATAGGGACATAGTGGTGGAAAGCCTAAAGATAGGAAAAGACAGAGTATACACGCTATATGGGGATGAAGAAGTAAATGTGGGAAAAGCAAAAATCAAAGTTATACACACCCCTGGACACACCTCAGGAAGCATATGCTTCCAATACTATGAAACCCTATTCACAGGAGACCTAGTATTCGCAAATGGAGAATATGGGAGGACAGATCTACCCACAGGAAACCACAGGGAACTAGTTAAAAGCCTAGAAAAGATACTCACACTAAACATAAATGCAATGCTCCCAGGACACGGCGAAATATTACTTAAAGAAGCGAAAAGCCACATAAAACTGGCATTAAAGAATGCCATGAGAAAACAAACAACAAAACGTGACAACAACTAAAGGTTATAAGTAATATTGTACTAAAATTGTGGATGGATTAAAATGGGGAAGGCTGCGGAGAAGCTGATCACAATATTGATAATGTTAATGGCATTAACAACCATAATAAACGCCATAAGCAATGTGAAGGCTGAGGAAAACTTCAAAGTCTCAATTAAGGTGGTGGACAGTGGAGGAAAACCAATAGGAAATGCAAAAATATACATATACAAGATTACAGCACAGAAAACACTCAGCTTCTACCAGAAACTGACCCTGGAATCTGGATCAAAAGAGGTGACGTTACCTCAAGGATCATACACAATATATGCAAAGGCAGATAAACCTGAAACCCCAACAATAGACTACGTCATAGGATATAGAAGCCTAGACGTTTATGAAAACACCGAATTAACAATAACCCTAATCGATGCAGCTGAGATAAGGGTTTACGGAGAATGCCTAGATGCAAACAGCGATTCAAAGGGGAGAATAAACATATACAGCGTTCCATCAGTAACTGGAATTGAAATAAATGGAACAAAAATTCTTGACAGCTTCGGGGAGGGGGCTGGATCCATACCCCTAGAAATAGATAGCAACCTAATACTAGTACCAGCAAACATGTATGTAAACGTGGTGGCAGAAGTCTCATACTCAGCCGGTGCTGGAAGATACGTATACACCAAGAAATACAACCTAACTGGAGGGCCAATAAAGCTTAATGCAGGGGATAAGCTAATCATAGAACTTCAAAATGTAAGTTTAAGTGAAAGCTTAATCGAGGTGAAGGATGCATTAAATGAAACTGTAAAGAACATAGAGAAGGCGGAGGCAGATGGATTCTACCTATCAATATATAGATCGAAGATACCATACATAGAGGGGTTAATAATCAATGGAGATTTATCACTTAAAGCTAAGAGATATGATGAATGCTACTCAAACCTTAGGGAAGCAATACTAACAATAGGAAACATAAACAGTGGAATAGCGCAATTATATAGTGAAGCGACAGGCTCAGCAATACTAATAATAATCATACTGGCATTTGCATCCACAATAATTGGATCGATAATTTTTGATAAAGAGGCTTACAGCATAATAGCCTCAGCAGCCTCCTACATGGCATTAACATACATATTCAAACTACTATACCCTGGAATAAATGCATTAAACCAGAATACACTAAACATGTACATGGCAATCTCATACATAGCAGTAACAGCCATAATGACACTACCAAGACACATGAGGGAGGGGGAGGAAGCCTCCCTAATAAGCCTAATATCATCAATAGCTTCAATAGCAAAGAGGAATCTTAGGAGGAGGAAGCTTAGAAGCACACTAACAACAGTATCCATAATTATCATTGTAGGTGGATTCATAGCCTTAACATCAGTTTCAACATCGGAAAATCTGACAATATCATCAAGAATTGCGGGGAATGAGCCAGAGGGGATAATAGTGTATAGGGGGGCTGGCGACCTTAAATACAGCAAATTCTCAGCCATAAGTGAGGGGATCATAGAATCATACTCAATAAATTTGAAGAGCAATGAATATTCATTCAAACTTGAAAGCCAAGCCAAATTAAACCCAATAGAAGTAGCAATAAACCCATACACGCCACAAAAACTAAGCATATATGGTGCAATAGCCTTCACAAACCCATCAGACCCAATAATAGGGGAGATACTCAAAAACCTAAGGGGGAGACTACCATCAAAGAGTGGGGAAATAGCTTTAACAATGGATGCAGCAAAAACATTAAACGTAGACATTGGCGGGAAGATAATCCTAATTAACAGTGGGAAAACCATGACGGTAACTGGCATACTAAACAACGAATTCAAATCCATAGTGGACTACGATGACAGAACACTCACACCTGGAAAACTCGTCATGATAACAGGTGGAGAGGAGGTTAGAATAGAACTCATGGATTGCGAACCATCAGAAATAGTGATGGTCTCAGCAGAGGATGCAAAAACATTCACATTGCTACCCGCAAGACTATACGTGAAGATCACGGATAGCGAGGAGGCAATATCACTATCAAAGCGCATAGCACTATCAGGAGACTATATAGTTAAAGCCATAGCCTCAGGAAAAGTTTACACCATGCAATACAAGAGCTACATGGATATAAGGGGGTTTGAAGCCATGTTAACCCTAGCAATATCAATATCAAATGTGGGTATAGTTATGCTTGCATCAGTTTATGAGAGGAAGAATGAAGTCACCATACTCTCAGCCATAGGCTTAAATCCAAGCCACATAACAGCAATATTCGCCTTCGAAGCGGCAATAATGGGGTTGATTGCAGGTGGATTGGGATACATGATTGGACTATCATTCTACAAGCTCTCACAAACATTAAACCTAACAATAGAAGTATACCCAAAAGTTTCATCAAACTGGGCCATAGCCACCATAATAGTGGCTGGGGCAACTGCAGTCATAGGAGCCATACCAGCATTAAAATCCTCCGTAATAGTCACACCATCAAAACTAATGAAATGGAAGGCGGACTACAAACCTGAAGGCTCTGAGAAACCATGGGAATTCATGATACCAGTAAGGGTAATGGAAACAGAAGTGGAATCAATGATTGAATACACCATGAGAAAACTCAGAGAGACACCTGGAGTTGAGAGGCTTAGAAGGGAGGAGGGGTGGAATATAAAGTTCAGTTATAGGATTGGGCAGGGAACCATAGGATCCTCTGGATCAATAAACCACATAAAGATATACGTGGAGGGAGGGGAGGTTAAAATCAAACTGATGATTCAACCATATGGGGAAAACTTGGAGAAACATGCATATGAAGTAGCTAAGCTAATTAGGGAGATAATGATAAGGTGGAGGAGTGGAATCTAAATGGGGGCTAAGGATAAAAGGAGGGTAAGCAAGAGGGATATAATTGGATACATAGCGCTAATAGCATTGGCAATCATAATTTCTAGGGGGATATATTATGCTACAGGATTCATTCTAAACGTCCCAACACCATTCCTCGTAGTGGCTTCTGGAAGCATGGAACCAACATTAAACGTTGGAGATGTAATAATCATTAGGGGGGTGAATCCAGAAG harbors:
- a CDS encoding DEAD/DEAH box helicase, which translates into the protein MSRNLIHESLKPHLFPNLTPIQDLAIPRILSGENLLLISPTGGGKTEAAFIPILSLYLSFRDKFGKIPGVHVIYITPLRALNRDIVRRMKVWCDMVGVEISIRHGDTPSSVRRLQLRNPPEVLVTTPESLQAILPAAGMRGWLRNVKWVIIDEAHNLVRSKRGTQLAFALQRLKLISGKFQTILLSATISNPGYVSKFFCVDDEIKVLIDPSIKPFELHVENPIPDSLDYDFSLKCMCNPNVASRVRRIIGLINNSKSTIVFVNCREYAEYLCSRLRLAGLDVYSHHSSLSRGVRELMESRFKSGDLKCIVATSSLELGIDVGFVDSVVQYLSPRQVSTLIQRVGRSGHALGRVSKGFIICNGFNDVLESMVICRMALDGDLEDLPSHEGALDVLAHQIVGLILDFNGIGIDDAYRIVTSSYPYRNLDFKSFSSLLDYMVTLDIIKVSNGFLAPSRRSRKYYYEHLSTIPEEIKFPVKVESSGEDLGFLGEDFFSEYVRPGVKIILRGRPWVISRISDFEIYVNQSTDYIAAIPGWEGEVLPTPRKVALKVGSLIGKIYDMWINGMSIDDMLNMLHSEFPFGFDALKYSIKPIIDYFEMGFPPPTDKRVVIESFDKFIVIHSFNGHGVNRALSKIINTSLMDRFGIKCISRFDAYRILLMVEGVSGGDIANIISNLDLETAHGILYSNVDPYFIRHVALKFNAIPKGLQYKTTSYLMHLPEIFYGTPVYDEAYRFELVEHFDFEGLKDFINSLRSGAIEVKVLEKSSKPSPLAMPIIDVGDIQSLTSEELFAYSIFHKTVNFVCMDCLKVWRVAVKDVSEPIKCPHCGSIRVALVKWRVEDVLRVLSKIKSSEPLNDDEDYLATYCRMSSDLILLYGVKAVIALAVKGVGPLTAHQILAKSHKDLESFLRDLMDAMREYMDTRAFWNES
- a CDS encoding iron-sulfur cluster assembly protein; the protein is MSGSEDLVSAIMDKLKEVIDPEAGLSIVDMGLIKDVSVISEGKVKIRMSLTVPSFMCPLSRYLILSVKKAAESVPGVKEAEIEIIEPY
- a CDS encoding DEAD/DEAH box helicase produces the protein MVMAELKGAFNLLALPVRRALEKRGFTSPTEPQEKAIPLILEGRNVLLIAPTASGKTEAAMLPIFSMMCGLQGQGVKALYITPLRALNRDLLERLEWWGRELGFRVAVRHGDTEQSERVAQARMPPDLLITTPETLQIILAGRVLRRGLSTLRWVVVDEVHELAEDKRGVQLSVALERLRKLIGHDFQIAGLSATIGSPETVGRFLVGNGRGVEIVKISAAKLMRLKVVFPEPSQEDYELAAKLYTHPDVSARLRFIRGLIENYNSVLLFVNTRAIAEVLASRFKVWDIDFPISVHHGSLSKPSRVAAERGLKNGDLKGLVCTSSLELGIDVGRIDLVIQYMSPRQVTRLIQRVGRAGHGVGRVSNGVIVTADPEDTLEAMVICRAALNEELEPVKVPEKSFDVLCHQIASLLMYRKRWSFDEILDVLKGSYPYSNICRDDLISVLNYMHNRYPRLAWVSFEDGVVLAPRNSKSVYEYFFENLSMIPDEKKYLVVNSEDNVPIGFLDEVFVSEYGDPGRKIVFRGSLWKIKEVVGDRIYVAPDSDPTGAIPSWVGEEIPVPYAVAQEVGRVRGYVESRLRSGVSLDDAVMELAGKYPVEPESIKRALNHVLEQVKRGIPVPSDRVVTLEKWGELIILTTHLGHLANRALSRVLGDALSELLGHSVEIQEDPYRIVVKASEDVNVEDVRDLIIKLSESDIKDRSIRLAERSGLFKYRLMHVARRFGAISKDMDAASIGMRRLVELFKGSVIYEEALKEYLSMDIDADAAQSFLKDLSSGVRELKCFEVEDLSPTSRIGLEKISMRSEIIPPERLRKVLIEATKARLLNEVRFFVCVENWDWWKPIRINDLNGEVKCEVCGSKLIAPLDVDEGVVEDIVGKRGSKLNSEEKRIVEEAIENAKLISEYGKLAAISLAGRGLNARTVKPILESFKEASDAFYEKIMEAERKALRRGF
- a CDS encoding 30S ribosomal protein S27ae, translated to MAERHKLYTFDYNTGKISFIGRTCPKCGRVMAKHSDRFTCGYCGYTIFVKGK
- a CDS encoding MBL fold metallo-hydrolase — its product is MYPYIQAKCTEDAKIYAVISYGLSSNTYVIESYGETAVIDVGYGPPHSNIIETLKELKISTEDVGKVLITHRHRDHTRDIKRLMEGNDDVKIYIHKNDRDIVVESLKIGKDRVYTLYGDEEVNVGKAKIKVIHTPGHTSGSICFQYYETLFTGDLVFANGEYGRTDLPTGNHRELVKSLEKILTLNINAMLPGHGEILLKEAKSHIKLALKNAMRKQTTKRDNN
- a CDS encoding ABC transporter permease, coding for MGKAAEKLITILIMLMALTTIINAISNVKAEENFKVSIKVVDSGGKPIGNAKIYIYKITAQKTLSFYQKLTLESGSKEVTLPQGSYTIYAKADKPETPTIDYVIGYRSLDVYENTELTITLIDAAEIRVYGECLDANSDSKGRINIYSVPSVTGIEINGTKILDSFGEGAGSIPLEIDSNLILVPANMYVNVVAEVSYSAGAGRYVYTKKYNLTGGPIKLNAGDKLIIELQNVSLSESLIEVKDALNETVKNIEKAEADGFYLSIYRSKIPYIEGLIINGDLSLKAKRYDECYSNLREAILTIGNINSGIAQLYSEATGSAILIIIILAFASTIIGSIIFDKEAYSIIASAASYMALTYIFKLLYPGINALNQNTLNMYMAISYIAVTAIMTLPRHMREGEEASLISLISSIASIAKRNLRRRKLRSTLTTVSIIIIVGGFIALTSVSTSENLTISSRIAGNEPEGIIVYRGAGDLKYSKFSAISEGIIESYSINLKSNEYSFKLESQAKLNPIEVAINPYTPQKLSIYGAIAFTNPSDPIIGEILKNLRGRLPSKSGEIALTMDAAKTLNVDIGGKIILINSGKTMTVTGILNNEFKSIVDYDDRTLTPGKLVMITGGEEVRIELMDCEPSEIVMVSAEDAKTFTLLPARLYVKITDSEEAISLSKRIALSGDYIVKAIASGKVYTMQYKSYMDIRGFEAMLTLAISISNVGIVMLASVYERKNEVTILSAIGLNPSHITAIFAFEAAIMGLIAGGLGYMIGLSFYKLSQTLNLTIEVYPKVSSNWAIATIIVAGATAVIGAIPALKSSVIVTPSKLMKWKADYKPEGSEKPWEFMIPVRVMETEVESMIEYTMRKLRETPGVERLRREEGWNIKFSYRIGQGTIGSSGSINHIKIYVEGGEVKIKLMIQPYGENLEKHAYEVAKLIREIMIRWRSGI